A DNA window from Helianthus annuus cultivar XRQ/B chromosome 15, HanXRQr2.0-SUNRISE, whole genome shotgun sequence contains the following coding sequences:
- the LOC110914386 gene encoding uncharacterized protein LOC110914386 has protein sequence MADYLFGVMMNSEASLYRGNFIEFLKLFAQINEEIGKYILSNASKNCQMTAPSIQKDICNCFAEEVLKMIFEELGDDVFSLLVDELRDISKKEQMVVVLRFVDKLGFVKERYIGVVHVMETTALSLKSAIDELFAHRNLCVALQRKNQDILNAVELVRSTKEELQRYRLEGLDSLLKDVTSFCDKYDIEMINMEDEYVDPKNRRRKTNITNRHHFVVNNFNTVLDMQIQELGNLFNEVTTNLLTCMSTLSPRDNFSSFNKLNLLKLAEMYPYDFTFDEKDKLIDELGHYISNMKKDSRFDNLNGVSDLAKRMVETRKHIE, from the coding sequence ATGGCGGATTACCTTTTCGGGGTCATGATGAATTCTGAAGCATCCTTATATAGAGGAAATTTCATAGAGTTTTTAAAATTGTTTGCACAAATAAATGAAGAAATTGGAAAGTACATTTTAAGTAATGCTTCGAAGAATTGCCAAATGACGGCTCCATCAATACAAAAAGATATTTGTAATTGTTTTGCAGAAGAAGTGTTAAAGATGATATTTGAAGAGCTTGGTGATGATGTCTTTTCTTTATTAGTTGATGAATTGAGGGATATTTCTAAAAAGGAACAAATGGTTGTGGTTTTGAGATTTGTTGATAAATTAGGATTTGTGAAGGAGCGATATATTGGTGTAGTTCATGTTATGGAAACAACCGCTTTATCTCTTAAATCTGCAATTGATGAATTATTTGCTCACCGCAATTTGTGTGTCGCTCTTCAAAGAAAGAATCAAGATATTTTGAATGCAGTTGAGCTAGTTAGATCAACCAAAGAAGAATTACAAAGGTATCGACTTGAAGGCTTAGACTCACTTTTAAAAGATGTTACATCCTTTTGTGACAAGTATGATATTGAGATGATTAACATGGAAGATGAGTATGTTGACCCGAAAAACAGAAGAAGAAAGACCAACATCACCAATCGTCATCATTTTGTGGTCAATAATTTCAACACGGTTCTCGACATGCAAATTCAAGAGCTTGGAAACCTTTTTAACGAGGTAACCACTAACTTGCTTACGTGTATGAGTACTTTGAGCCCGCGTGATAATTTTAGTTCCTTTAATAAACTAAATTTGCTAAAGTTGGCCGAAATGTATCCGTATGATTTTACTTTTGATGAAAAAGATAAGCTTATCGATGAACTCGGCCACTACATTTCTAATATGAAAAAAGATAGTCGGTTTGATAACCTGAATGGGGTTAGTGATCTTGCCAAAAGGATGGTGGAAACAAGGAAACACATTGAGTAG